The following coding sequences lie in one Lolium perenne isolate Kyuss_39 chromosome 2, Kyuss_2.0, whole genome shotgun sequence genomic window:
- the LOC139835894 gene encoding uncharacterized protein, whose product MRSYCWAVAGDFNPILDAADKNNAMLNRRMMGRFRRLLNDLELKEQALVRRRYTWINERRVPTMEKLDSWFCTVGWDANHPECLLQALSSSMSDHCPIMMSTNVSMHRKSRFHFQSFWPKISGYREAVAVAWFEEEQKQDPFLDLQCWLKATARVLTRWSQRCIGNVKEHILLANEVIFQLDKAMDRRQLMDDEHWLRGQLK is encoded by the coding sequence atgagatcatattgcTGGGCGGTGGCTGGAGATTTCAATCCGATCTTGGATGCAGCGGACAAGAATAATGCAATGCTGAATAGGCGAATGATGGGCCGGTTCAGGCGGCTGCTTAATGACTTGGAATTGAAAGAGCAAGCACTGGTTAGAAGGCGATACACATGGATCAATGAGAGAAGGGTGCCAACGATGGAGAAGCTGGACAGTTGGTTTTGCACAGTGGGCTGGGATGCCAATCACCCCGAATGCTTGCTACAAGCGCTCTCATCTTCGATGTCCGACCACTGCCCGATTATGATGTCTACCAATGTCTCGATGCACAGGAAATCAAGGTTCCACTTCCAATCCTTCTGGCCAAAAATCAGTGGGTACAGAGAAGCAGTGGCAGTGGCATGGTTCGAGGAAGAGCAGAAGCAAGACCCCTTCCTGGACCTACAGTGCTGGCTTAAGGCGACAGCACGGGTGCTCACGAGATGGAGCCAGCGATGCATTGGAAACGTGAAGGAGCATATTCTGCTGGCCAACGAAGTGATTTTCCAATTAGATAAAGCCATggacagaaggcagcttatggatGATGAGCACTGGTTGAGAGGGCAACTGAAGTAA